A window of the Trichoderma asperellum chromosome 4, complete sequence genome harbors these coding sequences:
- a CDS encoding uncharacterized protein (EggNog:ENOG41): MTELDLATKAPESDAQEDSSVDTPTQSSPIMGDHEHCVTDRPAPTGQGPTGEIIKLNDIDVYISKPADYPHTPTRLLLFLTGGTGIKSVNNQIQADKYAAEGFLVLMPDMFGGETAPGGKEAYVADNSVSLLEQVKLKAVEIAKSFLIDMWLARVTEAKIMPILLKVIEAAHEEYADAIKHGEGIYAVGYCVGGRYVLLLAKGTQEGGNDEESGMMKAGPYIKVGALAHAASVTPDDFRNLQAPLSLVCVEDDALFTDEVRKAGEDLMTQDNVEHEVQVYPGVPHGFAVTGQYQESSIMDAQATAYEQMLKWVKDH, encoded by the exons ATGACGGAGCTTGACCTTGCGACAAAGGCGCCAGAGAGCGATGCGCAAGAAGACTCCTCGGTTGATACACCGACGCAGTCAAGTCCAATTATGGGCGACCACGAACATTGTGTAACTGACAGACCTGCTC CCACCGGCCAGGGACCAACTGGTGAGATCATCAAGTTAAATGATATCGAT GTGTATATCTCAAAACCAGCCGACTATCCTCATACTCCCAcccgccttcttctctttctcactGGCGGAACGGGTATCAAATCCGTCAACAATCAGATCCAGGCCGACAAGTATGCCGCTGAAGGCTTTCTCGTGCTCATGCCGGACATGTTTGGCGGTGAAACAGCCccaggaggaaaagaagcctACGTTGCAGATAATTCGGTGTCTCTCCTGGAGCAAGTCAAGCTAAAGGCCGTGGAGATTGCAAAATCGTTCTTGATCGACATGTGGCTGGCGAGAGTAACAGAGGCTAAAATCATGCCAATATTGCTCAAGGTGATCGAAGCGGCACATGAAGAGTATGCTGATGCTATTAAGCACGGCGAAGGTATATATGCTGTAGGATACTGCGTTGGAGGTCGCTATGTCCTCCTTCTTGCCAAGGGAACGCAAGAGGGCGGTAATGATGAAGAATCTGGTATGATGAAGGCCGGGCCTTATATCAAGGTGGGAGCGTTGGCACATGCTGCATCGGTGACTCCAGACGACTTCAGGAACCTACAAGCACCATTGAGTTTGGTGTGTGTTGAGGACGATGCCTTATTCACAGATGAGGTTCGGAAGGCAGGAGAAGACCTTATGACACAGGACAACGTGGAGCACGAAGTTCAGGTATACCCTGGTGTACCGCATG GATTCGCGGTTACCGGCCAGTATCAGGAATCATCTATTATGGACGCCCAGGCTACGGCCTACGAGCAAATGCTGAAATGGGTGAAAGACCATTAA
- a CDS encoding uncharacterized protein (EggNog:ENOG41), with the protein MLGGSQRTFCFLPWKIWSRWWPDLSGELTRSSTAAADADERIESCKLPAHHSAIETAQERQKNDMSPPPNAPLSQISAARRQRPWDPWNSSATGHQRAETQAGTGWRQSRSRKLNSQFRAGDGSGGARLSDTWGAGARDSGASLGQQARGGTGKKSVMDMLTRPGLMRQTLDSSLTKGSEAEDDDQTMDSKSRLTAEEALMEQRRLQDEEKETEAQDNPRKLFDGVTVYVNGSTFPLVSDHRLKQLITENGGIMSLHLGRRKVTHVIVGRPNGSRRGDGTGGGLAAGKLDREIRRIGGCGVRFVGVEWVLESLKEGKRLPEARFSHLKIAAKAQNSVYGLYSKQDTLSKPISSDPPSGQSSLYD; encoded by the exons ATGCTAGGAGGCTCGCAGCGcacattttgttttctccctTGGAAAATATGGAGTCGATGGTGGCCAGATCTCTCTGGGGAGTTGACACGATCgtcaacagcagcggcagatgCGGACGAGAGAATTGAGAGCTGCAAACTGCCTGCACATCATTCTGCGATCGAGACAGCccaagaaaggcaaaaaaacgACATGTCACCGCCACCAAACGCACCCCTGTCCCAAATCTCCGCCGCGCGCCGCCAACGCCCCTGGGACCCTTGGAACTCCTCCGCAACAGGCCACCAGCGAGCAGAGACGCAGGCCGGCACGGGGTGGCGACAGTCCCGCAGCAGGAAGCTCAACAGCCAGTTCCGCGCCGGCGATGGCTCCGGAGGCGCGCGCTTGAGCGACACTTGGGGTGCCGGGGCCAGAGACAGCGGTGCAAGTCTTGGCCAGCAAGCTCGGGGTGGCACGGGGAAGAAGAGTGTTATGGATATGCTGACTCGGCCGGGCTTGATGCGCCAGACGCTGGACTCGAGCCTGACGAAGGGGAGTGAagcagaagatgatgatcaGACGATGGACAGCAAGTCGCGTTTAACGGCTGAGGAGGCCTTGATGGAACAGCGAAGACTGCAAgacgaggaaaaggagaCGGAAGCCCAAGACAACCCTCGGAAGCTGTTTGATGGAGTGACCGTCTACGTCAATGGCAGTACATTCCCCTTGGTATCTGACCACCGGCTGAAGCAACTCATCACTGAAAACGGCGGTATCATGTCCCTGCACTTGGGACGGCGAAAGGTCACGCATGTCATTGTTGGGCGACCGAATGGCTCGCGACGGGGAGATGGCACTGGTGGTGGCCTTGCAGCCGGCAAGCTTGATAGAGAGATACGGAGAATTGGCGGCTGCGGCGTCAGGTTTGTTGGCGTGGAATG GGTACTAGAGAGCCTCAAAGAGGGGAAGAGGCTACCTGAAGCACGTTTCTCCCACCTCAAGATTGCCGCAAAGGCACAAAATAGCGTCTATGGCCTATATTCGAAGCAGGATACCCTATCTAAGCCTATCTCATCAGATCCTCCTTCGGGACAGTCTTCGCTTTACGATTAA
- a CDS encoding uncharacterized protein (TransMembrane:1 (i125-143o)), which produces MSDKGGHVQDEILRHSLENPEEFWAHQAEHLYWHKKPSSTLKLTSKKLKNGIEHDSWEWFPDGQISTCYNCVDRHVEAGHGDHVAIYFDSPVSKTKEKYTYRQLLTEVEVLAGALREDGVRKGDVVMLYMPMIPAAIIGILAVSRLGAIHSIVFGGFAPNALAQRIDACKPVVLLTASCGIDGNKPPIPYRPLVEEAYQLATHQPRRTLIWQRDQIRWGPTDRSAGQATWQKVVSGAQKRGIKADCVPVNSSDPVYIIHTSGTTGAPKGVLRDAGGHAVGLHLSISYLFNIHGPGDVVFTASDIGWVVGHSYIIYAPLLAGAATVIYEGKPVGTPDASAFWRIIEEYKVNTMFTAPTALRAIKRDDPDNKLLAEIGQRGGLRSLKGLFLAGERSEPSLISMYQELLNKFAAPNAHVVDNWWSTEAGSPVTGRALVPHAGKDRKTKIRDHEPPHLKPGSAGKAMPGFDIRIVDDEGHEVERGNMGNIVLAMPLAPTGFRTLWDDEERFYGGYLKRFQGKWLDTGDSGWIDGEGYVHVMSRNDDVLNVSAHRLSSGGIEQAITSHPLVAEACVVGVPDALKGQLPFAFITLSTPSHPTAAIPDEKVSSEIQALVRKQVGAIASLGGIIQGKGMIPKTRSGKTLRRVLRELVENATRGEYDKEVAVPSTVEDASVVDVARAKIKEYFEEVGSKHAAIEDHGIKAKL; this is translated from the exons ATGTCTGACAAAGGCGGCCATGTCCAGGATGAAATCCTGCGACACAGTCTCGAAAACCCTGAAGAATTCTGGGCTCACCAGGCTGAGCATCTCTACTGGCACAAGAAGCCCAGCTCGACATTAAAGCTCACCTCCAAGAAACTGAAGAACGGCATTGAGCACGACAGCTGGGAGTGGTTTCCAGACGGCCAAATCTCCACGTGCTACAACTGCGTAGATCGACATGTCGAGGCCGGCCACGGCGATCACGTTGCCATCTACTTCGACAGCCCCGTCTCCAAGACCAAGGAGAAATACACATACCGTCAGCTGCTCACTGAGGTGGAGGTGCTCGCGGGAGCGctgagagaagatggcgttCGCAAGGGCGATGTTGTCATGCTTTACA TGCCCATGATTCCCGCTGCTATCATTGGCATCCTCGCTGTGAGCCGCCTGGGCGCCATCCACTCCATTGTCTTTGGCGGCTTTGCCCCCAATGCCCTTGCCCAGCGCATTGATGCATGCAAGCCCGTCGTCCTGTTAACAGCATCATGTGGCATTGACGGCAACAAACCCCCAATCCCATATCGCCCACTTGTTGAGGAGGCCTACCAGCTTGCCACACACCAACCACGCCGGACATTGATTTGGCAGAGGGATCAGATTCGGTGGGGGCCCACGGATCGAAGCGCAGGCCAGGCGACCTGGCAGAAAGTTGTGTCTGGCGCGCAAAAAAGAGGGATCAAGGCCGATTGCGTTCCCGTCAACAGTTCTGATCCAGTGTACATCATCCATACATCTGGTACGACGGGTGCGCCAAAGGGCGTGCTGCGAGATGCTGGAGGCCACGCGGTTGGCCTTCATCTCTCAATCAGCTATCTGTTCAATATCCATGGGCCCGGCGACGTTGTCTTCACCGCGTCTGATATTGGTTGGGTCGTTGGGCACTCATATATCATATACGCACCGCTACTAGCCGGAGCCGCTACCGTCATATACGAAGGCAAGCCAGTTGGAACGCCGGATGCCTCTGCCTTCTGGCGCATTATCGAAGAATACAAGGTAAACACCATGTTTACTGCCCCGACAGCCCTGCGTGCTATCAAGCGTGACGATCCTGATAACAAGCTTCTGGCCGAGATTGGCCAACGCGGTGGCCTTCGCTCGCTCAAGGGTCTTTTCTTGGCCGGGGAGCGATCGGAGCCAAGCCTCATATCCATGTATCAAGAACTTCTTAACAAATTTGCCGCGCCGAATGCCCATGTTGTTGACAATTGGTGGAGTACCGAGGCTGGTTCTCCCGTGACTGGTCGCGCTCTGGTCCCTCATGCGGGCAAGGATCGCAAGACCAAAATTCGTGACCATGAGCCGCCTCACCTAAAACCTGGTAGCGCTGGTAAGGCCATGCCTGGCTTTGACATTCGCATTGTGGATGACGAGGGCCATGAAGTCGAGAGGGGCAACATGGGAAATATTGTACTTGCAATGCCGCTGGCACCAACCGGATTCCGCACTCTATGggatgatgaggagagaTTTTACGGGGGATATCTGAAGAGATTCCAAGGAAAGTGGCTGGATACGGGAGATTCGGGCTGGATTGATGGAGAGGGCTACGTGCATGTCATGAGCAGGAACGACGATGTGCTGAATGTGAGCGCACATCGACTATCAAGTG gTGGCATTGAGCAAGCCATTACTTCTCACCCTCTGGTTGCTGAAGCCTGCGTCGTAGGCGTTCCTGATGCTCTCAAGGGCCAACTCCCTTTCGCCTTCATCACCCTCTCCACCCCGTCTCATCCAACTGCCGCTATCCCTGACGAAAAGGTCTCTTCTGAGATTCAGGCCCTTGTGAGGAAGCAGGTAGGCGCCATTGCCTCACTTGGAGGCATCATACAGGGCAAGGGCATGATTCCCAAAACTCGCTCTGGCAAGACTCTCAGACGCGTATTGAGAGAGCTAGTCGAGAATGCTACGAGAGGGGAATATGACAAGGAAGTTGCGGTGCCGAGCACTGTAGAAGACGCATCAGTTGTCGATGTGGCTAGGGCCAAGATAAAGGAGTACTTTGAGGAAGTAGGAAGCAAGCATGCTGCTATTGAGGATCATGGAATAAAGGCCAAGCTGTAA
- a CDS encoding uncharacterized protein (EggNog:ENOG41), with protein MMSSPLSTASDAMLNSTSSTSGSEKYEDAYDGMASTPKTEMSSSSRPESRIRSDDARSSQESVSPVKSRHSRIMSGTELSPLRIVESQRSSLDGALLKASGGVRSPRKVSPDRRFPVKINIGGNTITRVANEQSPSIDEVVSDSDGLRRPVSIFDDRRRRGIQEEDEEGNHSQAGDSTIGMEDVETHHRGDATAGDEDFMDVSAFSSFSAVPNMAMLAKLGRTPTAKRGAHAMDDEDFNERLGRPHRSSISSRRDILSPSRTTPNLPATATPSRQLSSLIDLDTPRNVPSITARELESLKSNFLSEISSLKASLSGKEAEVHSLKTAVVDAEKRVGETMEKMREERSLKEEMENVLRIVREEIIETQREKDELEQQLDESEKRREMSEMMHQEAESKLAGMRAGRDMEKNASPEKPSSNTREVEIAVERVARELHALYKSKHETKVAALKKSYESRWEKKVRELEAKIQGLTEENEKLQSGGDVTLTKFGAVEMEELKQQSVRDHATIRELEADVQRLEAVVSTVRSDNDDLRVNLQQERVEKGELVQLAEELMAMQTAQQAPTPAPPRQPSPPQAAPQREMRSPPPRELRSPPPREIRSPPPQMRQPTIGRADSVSSKAPKANSANRLSGLRAPGTMLRQPHERGKGSVGGLPRPNGARNSGILSNIEKMGYRGQ; from the coding sequence ATGATGTCGTCGCCGCTATCGACGGCCTCCGACGCAATGCTGAATTCGACCTCATCCACCTCTGGCAGCGAGAAATACGAAGACGCCTACGATGGGATGGCCAGCACCCCCAAGACAGAGatgtccagcagcagcaggcccgAGTCGCGGATAAGAAGCGATGATGCACGATCTAGCCAGGAAAGCGTCTCGCCAGTCAAATCCCGCCACAGCCGTATTATGTCAGGCACAGAGCTGTCGCCGCTCAGGATTGTGGAGAGCCAGCGAAGCTCATTGGACGGTGCGCTGCTCAAGGCAAGTGGAGGTGTGCGCAGCCCTCGCAAAGTGTCGCCCGATCGCCGGTTTCCTGTTAAGATCAACATCGGCGGCAACACGATAACGCGGGTAGCAAACGAGCAGTCTCCCAGCATCGACGAGGTAGTTTCGGACAGCGACGGCCTGAGGCGGCCTGTTTCCATTTTCGACGACCGGCGGCGCAGAGGCATCcaggaggaagacgaggaggggAACCACAGCCAGGCGGGAGACTCTACGATTGGCATGGAAGACGTCGAGACACACCATCGCGGCGACGCCACCGCCGGCGATGAGGATTTCATGGACGTCAGCGccttcagcagcttctcggcgGTGCCCAACATGGCGATGCTGGCAAAGCTTGGCCGGACGCCGACGGCCAAGAGAGGCGCCCATGCcatggatgatgaggatTTTAATGAGCGGCTTGGACGCCCGCACAGGTCTTCTATTTCCTCCAGGCGCGATATCTTGTCACCTTCGCGCACTACGCCTAACCtgccggcgacggcgacgccCAGTCGCCAGCTCTCAAGTCTCATCGATCTTGACACGCCCAGAAATGTCCCTTCCATCACAGCTCGAGAGCTGGAATCTCTGAAGTCTAACTTTTTATCTGAAATATCCTCGCTCAAGGCTTCGCTGAGTGGCAAAGAGGCCGAGGTGCACTCTCTCAAGACAGCCGTCGTGGATGCTGAGAAGAGAGTTGGCGAaacgatggagaagatgcgtGAGGAGCGTTCCCTaaaggaggagatggagaacgTGCTTCGGATTGTGAGAGAGGAGATTATCGAGActcagagagaaaaggatgagctggagcagcagctggacgaaagcgagaagagaagagagatgtCGGAGATGATGCATCAGGAGGCCGAGAGTAAACTGGCCGGCATGCGTGCTGGTAGAGACATGGAGAAGAATGCATCGCCCGAAAAGCCTTCCAGCAACACCCGTGAGGTGGAGATTGCCGTCGAGCGGGTGGCGCGAGAGCTGCACGCCCTGTATAAGAGCAAACACGAAACCAAGGTTGCTGCGCTGAAGAAGTCATACGAAAGCcgatgggagaagaaggtacGGGAGCTGGAGGCCAAGATCCAAGGGTTGACCGAGGAGAATGAAAAGCTCCAGTCTGGTGGTGATGTTACCCTGACCAAGTTTGGCGCTGTTGAGATGGAGGAGTTGAAGCAACAGTCGGTGCGAGACCACGCGACCATCAGGGAGCTCGAGGCGGATGTTCAGCGACTGGAGGCTGTTGTCTCGACTGTGCGATCGGACAATGACGATCTGCGCGTCAATTTACAGCAGGAGAGAGTTGAGAAGGGAGAGCTGGTGCAGCTGGCGGAGGAGCTGATGGCCATGCAGACCGCCCAGCAGGCGCCGACGCCAGCACCGCCGCGTCAACCGTCTCCACCGCAGGCCGCACCACAACGAGAGATGCGATCGCCACCGCCCCGAGAGCTACGATCACCGCCTCCCCGAGAGATAcggtcgccgccgccgcagatGCGCCAACCAACCATCGGCCGGGCAGACTCAGTGTCGTCCAAGGCGCCGAAAGCCAACTCCGCCAACCGCCTCTCCGGACTCCGGGCCCCAGGGACGATGCTTCGGCAGCCACACGAGCGGGGGAAGGGCAGCGTGGGAGGCTTGCCCAGGCCGAATGGCGCGAGGAACAGTGGCATCTTGAGCAATATTGAGAAGATGGGTTACAGGGGACAGTAA
- a CDS encoding uncharacterized protein (EggNog:ENOG41) has protein sequence MAATMRAVDIKGGKGPLEALFINDATPKPVPSAGQAIVKIKAFGINRMDIIQRNGFYPVPPQAPKTLGVEFSGVIESFGSDGHNGFKVGDEVFGLAYGGAYAEYIAVSTKMLLHKPKGLTHQQCAGVPEAWITATQALHLVLGFVKGKSILWHAGASGVSVAGIQLAKAAGASEIYATAGSQEKIDFITSELGATAAFNYKTQDWVSEIKAKTGGKGVDYIVDFIGGDYFQKNLNVAAMDGSIILLGTMSGGKAPDADVGVILYKRLRVLGSTLRSRDEEYQGKLRDRLEEYIPDFESHKLKIFIDSVLPWEKIQEAHEHMENAKNSGKIICTIE, from the exons ATGGCCGCTACAATGAGAGCAGTTG ACATCAAGGGTGGAAAAGGTCCACTAGAAGCCCTCTTCATCAACGATGCCACTCCCAAGCCCGTCCCCTCTGCGGGACAGGCCATCGTCAAGATCAAGGCGTTTGGCATCAACCGCATGGACATTATCCAGCGCAATGGCTTCTATCCCGTCCCCCCTCAGGCCCCGAAGACTCTCGGCGTAGAGTTCAGCGGCGTCATCGAGTCCTTCGGTTCTGACGGCCACAACGGCTTCAAAGTTGGCGACGAGGTCTTTGGACTGGCCTACGGAGGCGCTTATGCCGAGTACATCGCCGTCAGCaccaagatgctgctgcacaaGCCAAAGGGCCTGACGCACCAGCAGTGCGCTGGCGTTCCCGAGGCATGGATCACAGCAACTCAGGCGCTGCACTTGGTGCTTGGGTTTGTCAAGGGCAAGAGCATCCTCTGGCACGCCGGTGCCTCTGGCGTTTCAGTTGCGGGCATCCAGCTCGCAAAGGCCGCCGGAGCGTCTGAGATCTATGCCACTGCAGGCAGCCAGGAGAAGATCGACTTCATCACATCCGAGCTCGGCGCCACCGCGGCATTCAACTACAAGACCCAAGACTGGGTCAGCgagatcaaggccaagacTGGCGGCAAGGGCGTTGACTACATCGTCGACTTCATTGGCGGAGACTACTTCCAGAAGAACCTCAACGTGGCTGCTATGGACGGCAGCATTATCCTCCTTGGCACAATGAGCGGAGGCAAGGCTCCTGATGCGGACGTTGGTGTGATCTTATACAAGCGCCTTCGTGTTTTGGGCAGCACCCTGCGAAGCCGTGACGAGGAGTACCAGGGCAAGCTGAGAGATAGGTTGGAAGAGTATATTCCCGATTTCGAGTCACACAAGCTCAAAATCTTCATCGACTCTGTGCTACCTTGGGAGAAGATCCAAGAGGCACATGAGCACATGGAAAATGCTAAAAACTCGGGCAAGATTATCTGCACGATAGAGTAA
- a CDS encoding uncharacterized protein (EggNog:ENOG41~SECRETED:SignalP(1-16)) yields the protein MKFTAAIALAAVGVSAVYVPPSNVTVVTEVVDTYTTYCPFATQITHGSKTYTVTEPTTLTITDCPCTITRPVTTTSSVLCNTCGAAAPTGAPTGGNGGSVPPAFTNSTISTPTQAPPAGGNAAPTGPAGTGAGVPTAPPAIPTGAASKAVLSGAGLAGIVGLAAFVL from the exons ATGAAGTTCACCGCTGCTATCGCTCTCGCCGCCGTTGGCGTCTCCGCCGTCTACGTTCCTCCTAGCAACGTCACCGTCGTTACCGAGGTCGTCGACACCTACACCACCTACTGCCCCTTCGCTACCCAGATCACCCACGGCAGCAAGACCTACACCGTCACTGAG CCCACCACTCTGACCATCACTGACTGCCCTTGCACCATCACCCGCcccgtcaccaccaccagcagcgttCTCTGCAACACCTG CGGTGCTGCTGCCCCTACTGGTGCCCCTACCGGCGGCAACGGTGGCTCCGTCCCCCCTGCCTTCACCAACAGCACCATCAGCACCCCCACCCAGGCTCCTCCTGCCGGTGGCAACGCTGCTCCCACTGGTCCTGCTGGCACTGGTGCCGGTGTCCCCACCGCTCCTCCCGCCATCCCTACCGGCGCTGCCAGCAAGGCCGTCCTCTCCGGTGCCGGTCTGGCCGGTATTGTCGGTCTGGCTGCTTTCGTCCTGTAA